From the Oceanicaulis alexandrii DSM 11625 genome, one window contains:
- a CDS encoding DUF2093 domain-containing protein, producing MTDTDLTSFDRDFTGEAMLEYGDADFMILKPGAYVKCAVTGEKIAINNLRYWSAELQEAYLDANAATARWREVYQGPGSTKQQKPG from the coding sequence ATGACCGATACTGATCTGACATCTTTTGATCGTGATTTCACCGGCGAGGCCATGCTCGAGTATGGCGACGCGGATTTCATGATCCTGAAACCCGGCGCTTATGTGAAATGCGCGGTGACGGGTGAGAAAATCGCCATCAACAATCTGCGCTACTGGTCCGCCGAGCTGCAGGAAGCCTATCTGGACGCCAACGCCGCCACGGCGCGCTGGCGCGAGGTCTATCAGGGCCCTGGCAGCACCAAACAGCAAAAACCGGGATAA
- a CDS encoding M23 family metallopeptidase — MVLIAALALVQSVAAAPEGAADPMAALIAESAPSAVSPINCAGTHRQGAMIVCRTAPGADVSLGDITVSADDEGWVVLGHDRDAEPRTLLSVRAAGLSYEETVTVQQREYDIQRIEGVPQQYVTPPEDVLDRIRAEGREKRNAYQSRWAGDGFATLFEMPVEGRMTGVYGSQRYYNGEPRRPHYGIDIAAPGGTPVIAPAAGVVTLADPDMYYEGGLIFIDHGQGLTSAFLHLGAVNVEVGQQVAQGEVIGEVGSGGRSTGAHLDWRIKWHNRYIDPAAALEVDPSGLR; from the coding sequence ATGGTTCTGATCGCCGCGCTCGCTCTTGTTCAATCCGTCGCCGCTGCGCCGGAGGGTGCGGCTGATCCCATGGCGGCGCTGATCGCGGAAAGCGCGCCAAGCGCGGTTTCGCCGATCAATTGCGCGGGAACCCATCGTCAGGGCGCGATGATCGTCTGCCGCACCGCGCCGGGCGCCGATGTGAGCCTGGGCGACATCACCGTGTCCGCCGATGACGAGGGCTGGGTGGTTCTGGGCCATGACCGCGACGCTGAGCCCCGGACGCTTCTGAGCGTGCGCGCGGCGGGGCTGTCCTATGAAGAGACCGTCACCGTCCAGCAGCGCGAGTATGACATTCAGCGCATTGAGGGCGTGCCCCAGCAATACGTCACCCCGCCTGAAGACGTGCTCGACCGGATCCGCGCCGAGGGCCGTGAAAAGCGCAACGCCTATCAATCACGCTGGGCGGGCGACGGCTTCGCCACCCTGTTTGAAATGCCGGTCGAGGGCCGCATGACAGGCGTTTACGGCAGCCAGCGCTATTACAATGGCGAACCGCGCCGGCCTCATTACGGTATCGACATCGCCGCGCCGGGCGGCACGCCGGTGATCGCGCCCGCGGCGGGCGTCGTCACCCTGGCTGATCCCGACATGTATTACGAAGGCGGGCTGATCTTCATTGATCACGGCCAGGGCCTGACCAGCGCCTTCCTGCATCTGGGCGCGGTGAACGTGGAAGTCGGCCAGCAAGTCGCGCAAGGCGAAGTGATCGGCGAAGTGGGCTCGGGCGGCCGCTCCACCGGCGCGCATCTCGACTGGCGCATCAAATGGCACAACCGCTATATCGATCCCGCCGCCGCGCTCGAGGTGGACCCCAGCGGTTTGCGGTAA
- a CDS encoding 3-deoxy-D-manno-octulosonic acid transferase: MSAAGLSLYRAAATALKPAARWLLNRRARAGKEDPDRLTERLGQAGLPRPEGRLIWLHAASVGESQMALTVAEALLAQHSNAHVLITSGTLTSANLIARRGLDRLIHQFPPVDAPDWVSAFLDHWRPDLAVFTESELWPNLILAAKARGVPLALMNARMNQKSLDGWARWPQSARTLLGAFDWIGAADQRTADGLSKLTGQPITNAGNLKLECGLPAPDPETLTEGQALIGDRPVFVAASTHAGEETLIANAHAALLKDQPDALMILVPRHPERASEVADILNAAGLSFAQRSKGETPQSVQVWLADTLGEMALWYALCPVAVIAGSFMDGIGGHNPIEASRAGASVVTGPYVDSFADVYAVYDAHDARSVAHTADEVATQIRQGWSDGGRMIENARAALDALPGGALPLTLSHLNRLLDQGPKG; encoded by the coding sequence ATGAGTGCGGCCGGCCTGTCGCTCTATCGCGCCGCCGCCACCGCCCTGAAGCCGGCGGCGCGCTGGCTGTTGAACCGGCGAGCCCGCGCCGGCAAGGAAGATCCAGACCGGCTGACCGAACGCTTGGGACAGGCGGGACTGCCGCGACCCGAGGGCCGGCTGATCTGGCTGCACGCCGCCAGCGTCGGCGAAAGCCAGATGGCGCTGACGGTCGCTGAAGCCCTGCTCGCTCAGCATTCGAACGCCCATGTGCTGATCACCTCGGGCACGCTCACCTCTGCAAACCTCATCGCGCGACGCGGCCTGGATCGGCTGATCCATCAGTTTCCGCCCGTGGATGCGCCAGACTGGGTGAGCGCCTTTCTCGATCATTGGCGTCCCGATCTGGCGGTGTTCACCGAAAGCGAGCTTTGGCCGAACCTCATCCTCGCCGCGAAAGCGCGCGGCGTGCCGCTGGCGCTGATGAATGCGCGGATGAACCAGAAATCACTGGACGGCTGGGCGCGCTGGCCCCAAAGCGCCCGCACGCTTCTGGGCGCATTTGACTGGATCGGCGCTGCGGACCAACGCACGGCGGACGGTCTGTCCAAACTCACCGGCCAGCCGATCACGAACGCCGGCAATCTGAAACTCGAATGCGGCCTGCCCGCACCCGACCCCGAGACGCTGACTGAGGGTCAGGCGCTGATCGGCGACCGTCCGGTCTTTGTCGCCGCCAGCACTCATGCGGGCGAGGAAACGCTGATCGCCAACGCCCATGCAGCTCTGCTGAAAGACCAGCCCGACGCGCTGATGATCCTGGTCCCGCGCCATCCCGAGCGCGCTAGCGAAGTGGCGGATATCCTGAACGCGGCGGGGCTCAGCTTCGCCCAGCGCTCCAAGGGCGAAACGCCTCAGAGCGTGCAGGTCTGGCTGGCCGATACGCTGGGCGAGATGGCGCTGTGGTATGCGCTGTGCCCGGTTGCGGTGATCGCGGGCAGTTTCATGGACGGCATTGGCGGGCATAACCCGATTGAGGCCAGCCGCGCGGGCGCGTCGGTCGTGACCGGTCCTTATGTGGACAGCTTTGCGGATGTCTACGCGGTCTATGACGCCCATGACGCGCGCAGCGTCGCGCACACGGCGGACGAGGTCGCAACGCAAATCCGCCAGGGCTGGAGCGATGGCGGCAGGATGATCGAAAACGCCCGGGCGGCGCTCGACGCCTTGCCCGGCGGCGCGTTGCCCCTCACCCTGTCCCATCTGAACCGACTTCTCGACCAAGGACCCAAAGGATGA
- a CDS encoding fused DSP-PTPase phosphatase/NAD kinase-like protein: MTYDLNDPADYKRAMKGLMWGDHGVLRQSFHNMHRVGGEMWRGNQPSPKRLKALKDMGFKTILNLRGTQPGRHYYDLEHHTCAELGLEIVDLPWGSREAPYVERIEHLIKVFDEIAYPAFMHCKSGADRAGIVAVMYKLLHEKAPFEEAVEQLSFKYGHIKQGKTGMLDHFFDLYRQRNAASPIEFLDWVRTEYDRQACHDGFMASWWGSALTEKILRRE, translated from the coding sequence ATGACGTATGATTTGAACGATCCGGCGGATTACAAGCGCGCGATGAAGGGCCTGATGTGGGGCGATCATGGCGTGCTGCGCCAAAGCTTTCACAACATGCACCGCGTAGGCGGCGAGATGTGGCGCGGCAATCAGCCCAGCCCCAAGCGGCTGAAAGCGCTCAAGGATATGGGGTTCAAGACGATCCTCAACCTGCGCGGGACCCAGCCGGGGCGGCACTATTATGATCTTGAGCATCATACCTGCGCCGAGCTGGGCCTTGAGATCGTCGACCTGCCCTGGGGCTCGCGTGAGGCGCCGTATGTGGAGCGGATCGAGCATCTCATCAAAGTGTTCGACGAAATCGCCTACCCCGCCTTCATGCATTGCAAGTCCGGCGCGGACCGGGCGGGCATCGTGGCGGTGATGTACAAGCTCTTGCACGAGAAGGCCCCGTTTGAAGAGGCGGTCGAGCAGCTCTCGTTCAAATACGGCCATATCAAGCAGGGCAAGACCGGCATGCTCGATCATTTCTTTGACCTCTATCGTCAGAGAAACGCCGCTTCGCCGATCGAGTTTCTGGACTGGGTGCGCACCGAATATGACCGCCAGGCGTGCCATGACGGCTTCATGGCCAGCTGGTGGGGCTCGGCCCTGACCGAGAAAATCTTGCGCCGCGAATAG
- a CDS encoding lysophospholipid acyltransferase family protein, with translation MSDLMKSIGFRAEALGWDAYQGLFRSMGLERASDYGAKLLRTLGPKLSVHHVARVNMQIAFPEASEREIDGLLDAMWDNFGRVVGEFPNMHRFDFSPGSDQVEVVGADILAELDRQGRPAVLVGGHFANWEMLAAVIVQQMKDCRITYRHANNPLIDKRIIDQRKAYGVNILAPKGGHGAKELMQALKAGASVGLMNDQKMNDGIAAPFFGRDAMTAAGPARMALRYDCPLVPMNVVRKDGARFKVTIYEPLPKPDGQDAAAILETVTTINRFIEDRIREAPSQWFWVHRRFEKSLYKKAKTEGV, from the coding sequence ATGTCAGATTTGATGAAATCCATCGGCTTTCGCGCCGAAGCCCTGGGCTGGGACGCCTATCAGGGCCTGTTCCGCTCCATGGGGCTGGAGCGCGCCTCGGACTATGGCGCCAAGCTGCTGCGCACTTTGGGGCCGAAACTCTCCGTGCATCATGTGGCGCGGGTGAACATGCAAATCGCCTTTCCCGAAGCGTCAGAGCGCGAAATCGACGGATTGCTGGACGCCATGTGGGACAATTTCGGCCGCGTCGTCGGCGAGTTCCCCAACATGCACCGCTTTGATTTCAGCCCCGGCAGCGATCAGGTCGAAGTGGTGGGCGCGGACATCCTCGCCGAGCTCGACCGTCAGGGGCGCCCGGCGGTGCTGGTGGGCGGCCATTTCGCCAATTGGGAAATGCTCGCGGCCGTGATCGTGCAGCAGATGAAAGACTGCCGCATCACCTATCGCCACGCCAACAACCCGCTGATCGACAAACGCATCATCGACCAGCGCAAGGCCTATGGCGTCAACATCCTGGCGCCCAAGGGCGGCCATGGCGCCAAGGAGCTGATGCAGGCGCTGAAAGCGGGCGCCTCGGTCGGGCTGATGAACGATCAGAAGATGAATGACGGCATCGCCGCGCCGTTTTTCGGGCGGGACGCCATGACCGCCGCCGGTCCTGCGCGCATGGCGCTGCGCTATGACTGCCCGCTGGTGCCGATGAATGTGGTGCGCAAGGACGGCGCCCGGTTCAAGGTGACGATCTACGAGCCCCTGCCCAAGCCCGACGGTCAGGACGCGGCGGCCATCCTTGAGACCGTCACCACCATCAACCGCTTCATCGAAGACCGTATCCGCGAAGCCCCCAGCCAATGGTTCTGGGTGCATCGCCGGTTTGAGAAATCGCTGTATAAAAAGGCGAAGACGGAGGGGGTTTAG
- the lpxK gene encoding tetraacyldisaccharide 4'-kinase, producing MRAPPFWDDTAPRSSAALTRALLSPLGALYAWAGARRLRTTTPAPAPAPVICVGNLTVGGVGKTPVTAALMRAARQKGLKAAGLSRGWGGKLAGPVKVDAKLHSVSDVGDEPLLLSRLAPVYVARHRPEGAMMAAQEGADLILMDDGHQNPSLEKTLSIVVVDAVTGWGPGTIFPAGPLREPVKAGLARADAVIVMCPSAEFTPDLDKLQLSDLEIPVLTAWLAPEAAPPSGPLLAFAGIGRPQKFYDALEAAGGTLADTASFPDHHAFTRGEIEELADLAESHNATLITTEKDHVRLPGGVKGSVIAWPVRAVFKDEARLDALIDQAMDSFANSR from the coding sequence ATGAGAGCGCCGCCCTTCTGGGATGACACCGCCCCGCGCAGCTCCGCCGCGCTGACCCGCGCGCTGCTCTCGCCGCTGGGGGCGCTCTACGCCTGGGCCGGGGCGCGCCGCCTCCGCACCACAACGCCTGCGCCAGCCCCCGCGCCGGTGATCTGCGTGGGCAATCTGACGGTGGGCGGGGTCGGCAAGACGCCGGTGACCGCCGCCCTGATGCGCGCCGCCCGTCAAAAAGGGCTGAAAGCGGCGGGGCTCAGCCGCGGTTGGGGCGGCAAGCTTGCCGGGCCTGTGAAGGTCGACGCCAAGCTGCATTCCGTCTCGGATGTGGGCGATGAGCCGCTGCTGCTCTCGCGGCTGGCGCCGGTCTATGTGGCTCGCCACCGCCCCGAAGGCGCGATGATGGCCGCTCAGGAGGGCGCGGACCTCATCCTCATGGATGACGGCCATCAGAACCCCAGCCTTGAAAAAACGCTCTCCATCGTGGTGGTGGACGCGGTGACCGGCTGGGGGCCGGGCACGATCTTTCCCGCCGGGCCGTTGCGCGAACCGGTCAAGGCGGGCCTGGCGCGCGCCGACGCGGTGATCGTGATGTGTCCCAGCGCCGAGTTCACGCCCGATCTGGACAAGCTTCAGCTTTCAGATCTTGAAATCCCGGTGCTGACCGCCTGGCTGGCGCCGGAAGCCGCGCCGCCCTCAGGCCCGCTTCTGGCCTTCGCGGGCATCGGACGGCCGCAGAAATTCTACGACGCGCTGGAAGCGGCGGGCGGGACTTTGGCCGACACGGCGAGCTTTCCCGATCACCACGCCTTCACCCGTGGCGAGATCGAGGAACTGGCCGATCTGGCTGAAAGCCATAACGCCACCTTGATCACCACGGAAAAAGACCATGTGCGCCTGCCCGGCGGGGTAAAGGGTTCGGTCATCGCCTGGCCTGTGCGCGCCGTGTTCAAGGATGAGGCGCGGCTGGACGCGCTGATTGATCAGGCCATGGATTCCTTCGCCAACTCCCGCTAA
- a CDS encoding DUF3035 domain-containing protein has product MKASFRPMRMRTALILSATALFALTGCNSGVRQALGVDKTTPDEFRVVTIAPLSVPPEYNLTPPRPGELRAEDMFQDQQARRALFGDLSGTNASDAEILFASRAGAADANPNVRAIIDGETASLIRKDQSFADRVLFWRDNERLVQQGGEPIDPDDATAAIEGVTGGGEVEIERRRTVRRKLPGL; this is encoded by the coding sequence ATGAAAGCGAGCTTTCGACCCATGCGTATGCGCACCGCCCTGATCCTTTCCGCCACCGCCCTGTTCGCGTTGACCGGCTGTAATTCCGGCGTCCGCCAGGCCCTTGGCGTAGACAAGACCACCCCGGACGAGTTCCGCGTCGTGACGATTGCGCCGCTGTCAGTGCCGCCCGAATACAATCTGACGCCGCCGCGTCCAGGCGAGCTGCGCGCTGAAGACATGTTCCAGGACCAGCAGGCGCGTCGCGCCCTGTTCGGCGACCTGTCGGGCACCAACGCCAGCGACGCTGAAATCCTGTTCGCCTCGCGCGCCGGCGCTGCAGACGCCAATCCCAATGTGCGCGCCATCATCGACGGCGAGACCGCATCCCTGATCCGCAAGGATCAGAGCTTTGCAGACCGCGTGCTGTTCTGGCGTGACAATGAGCGCCTGGTCCAGCAAGGCGGCGAGCCGATTGATCCCGACGACGCCACCGCCGCGATCGAGGGCGTCACCGGCGGCGGCGAAGTCGAAATCGAGCGCCGCCGCACCGTGCGCCGCAAACTGCCGGGCCTCTAA
- the mutL gene encoding DNA mismatch repair endonuclease MutL, giving the protein MSIIRRLSPETVNRIAAGEVVERPASAVKELVENALDAGARRIDVRIEGGGLTRIVIEDDGSGMDSDGLETAIERHATSKLPVGEDGQDDLLNIHSMGFRGEALPSIGSVARLTITTQDQELGEAWELCVEGGIKSGPRPAPSLGRRGTRVEVCDLFYATPARLKFLKSERAESTAVADVIKRLALARPDVGFFLSVEGRSRVSAPAETTDDRDEARRGRLSSILGADFGENALVIDQEREGVHLTGLASLPTYNRGSNQHQFLFVNGRPVKDKLIVGAVRGAYQDFLARDRHPVVALYVDLPTGHVDVNVHPAKAEVRFRDSGLVRGLIVGALRHALAGAGHRASTTVAGYALGRARPEGAPSHALPLTRGSSISSGWANRPSPAWESQLSEHHETSGYGYGESRTETSHSERSDLAPGMSARTEPQYGGEPVEGGSEPETQHPDYPLGVARAQVHATYVIAQTEDGLVIVDQHAAHERLVYERMKKQLAATGVARQALLVPEIVELDEAEARRVLDRADQLAELGLIVEPFGAGALAVRETPALLKRLNVQGLIRDLADEIAEYDEALSLKEKLEEVVGTMACHGSVRAGRRLTGDEMNALLREMEATPHSGQCNHGRPTYVELKLADIERLFGRR; this is encoded by the coding sequence ATGAGCATCATCCGCCGCCTGTCGCCAGAAACCGTCAACCGCATCGCCGCCGGCGAAGTGGTCGAGCGCCCCGCCAGCGCCGTCAAGGAGCTGGTGGAGAACGCGCTGGACGCCGGCGCGCGCCGGATCGACGTGCGCATCGAGGGCGGCGGGCTGACCCGCATCGTCATCGAGGATGACGGCTCGGGCATGGATTCCGACGGGCTGGAAACCGCCATCGAGCGGCACGCCACCTCCAAGCTGCCGGTGGGCGAAGACGGCCAGGATGATCTTCTGAATATCCATTCCATGGGGTTTCGCGGCGAAGCCCTGCCCTCCATCGGGTCTGTGGCGCGGCTGACGATCACGACACAGGACCAGGAGCTGGGTGAAGCCTGGGAGCTGTGCGTCGAAGGCGGAATCAAATCCGGCCCGCGCCCGGCGCCGTCGCTGGGCCGTCGCGGCACGCGCGTCGAGGTGTGCGATCTGTTTTACGCGACGCCCGCCCGTCTCAAATTCCTCAAATCCGAACGCGCCGAGAGCACCGCCGTTGCAGACGTGATCAAGCGTCTGGCGCTGGCCCGCCCCGATGTGGGCTTCTTCCTGTCGGTCGAGGGCCGTTCGCGCGTCTCCGCCCCGGCGGAAACCACTGACGATCGCGACGAAGCGCGGCGGGGCCGTCTGTCGTCCATTCTTGGCGCGGATTTTGGCGAGAACGCTCTGGTCATCGATCAGGAGCGCGAAGGCGTGCACCTGACCGGGCTCGCCAGCCTGCCCACCTATAATCGCGGCTCGAACCAGCACCAGTTCCTGTTCGTCAATGGCCGCCCGGTCAAGGACAAGCTGATCGTCGGCGCGGTGCGCGGCGCCTATCAGGATTTTCTCGCGCGCGACCGGCACCCGGTGGTGGCGCTCTATGTGGATCTGCCCACCGGCCATGTGGATGTGAACGTGCACCCGGCCAAGGCCGAAGTGCGCTTTCGCGATTCAGGGCTGGTGCGCGGGCTGATCGTCGGCGCTTTGCGTCATGCGCTGGCGGGCGCCGGGCACCGCGCCTCCACCACGGTCGCTGGCTATGCGCTCGGACGAGCGCGGCCTGAAGGCGCGCCGTCTCACGCTTTGCCTTTGACGCGGGGCAGTTCGATCTCCAGCGGCTGGGCGAACCGGCCCTCCCCCGCCTGGGAAAGCCAGCTGTCCGAGCATCATGAGACGTCGGGTTACGGCTATGGCGAGTCCCGGACCGAGACGTCCCATTCTGAACGCTCAGATCTCGCGCCGGGCATGTCCGCGCGCACCGAGCCCCAATATGGCGGCGAACCTGTAGAGGGCGGGTCAGAGCCAGAAACCCAGCATCCTGACTATCCGCTGGGCGTGGCGCGGGCGCAGGTGCACGCCACCTATGTGATCGCCCAGACCGAGGACGGCCTGGTCATCGTCGATCAGCACGCCGCCCATGAGCGCCTCGTTTATGAGCGGATGAAGAAACAACTCGCTGCCACCGGCGTGGCGCGACAGGCTTTGCTGGTGCCTGAAATCGTCGAACTGGATGAGGCCGAGGCGCGCCGTGTGCTCGACCGCGCCGATCAGCTGGCCGAGCTAGGCCTGATCGTCGAACCCTTCGGCGCGGGCGCGCTGGCCGTGCGCGAGACGCCCGCTCTTCTCAAACGCCTGAACGTGCAGGGCCTCATTCGCGACCTGGCCGACGAGATCGCTGAATATGACGAAGCGCTGTCTCTGAAAGAAAAGCTCGAAGAGGTGGTTGGCACGATGGCGTGTCACGGCTCGGTGCGCGCGGGCCGCCGCCTCACCGGCGATGAAATGAACGCGCTCTTGCGCGAGATGGAAGCCACCCCCCATTCGGGCCAATGCAATCACGGCCGCCCCACCTATGTGGAGCTGAAACTCGCCGATATCGAACGGTTGTTCGGGCGGCGGTAG
- the lspA gene encoding signal peptidase II produces the protein MQRMFSRRRSAGSFTIFGFIIAVLVLIADQASKYWILYGLDLDGRTPQQVQVLDPWFNLTMVWNHGVSFGMFQADSDLQRYLLAAVSLAIAGMLIVWMFQTTRRLQALAFALIIGGAIGNVIDRLIYGAVVDFFDFSGLYFPYVFNVADAGICIGVAVMILDLIVNGDR, from the coding sequence ATGCAGCGAATGTTTTCGCGTCGGCGCAGCGCCGGATCGTTCACGATTTTCGGCTTTATCATCGCCGTGCTTGTGCTGATCGCGGACCAGGCCAGCAAATACTGGATCCTGTACGGGCTCGATCTGGACGGGCGCACGCCGCAACAGGTTCAGGTCCTCGATCCGTGGTTCAACCTGACCATGGTGTGGAATCACGGCGTCAGCTTCGGCATGTTTCAGGCGGATTCCGATCTGCAGCGCTATCTCCTGGCGGCGGTGTCGCTGGCGATCGCCGGCATGCTGATCGTATGGATGTTCCAGACCACCCGCCGATTGCAGGCTCTGGCCTTCGCCCTGATCATCGGCGGCGCGATCGGCAATGTGATCGACCGGCTGATCTATGGCGCGGTGGTCGACTTTTTCGATTTCTCAGGGCTGTACTTCCCCTATGTCTTCAACGTCGCGGACGCAGGCATCTGCATCGGCGTCGCCGTGATGATTTTGGACCTGATCGTGAACGGGGACCGCTAA
- a CDS encoding lysophospholipid acyltransferase family protein, which yields MSTACNDLLRAIDAHGTLDGSVRGGDPAQTMLKSILSSAPVQALIAALLAGYMSLVKATTRWEVRGREHAEQIWAGGDGVICGVWHGRILMTIAAWPKDVQPPAILISRSREGDVVTKVAAHHKVEVVRGSSRNKKKTKQKGGLSAFREMVRWVEGGGCMALTPDGPRGPRMRAGLGAVKLARATGAPILGLGWSTSNAIIFKSWDRFVLPLPFGKGVIVWAEPVRIAKDADKDQLEEARATLEARMISANMEADLACRGEAIIAAPRPDAQQDAA from the coding sequence TTGAGCACAGCTTGCAATGACCTGTTGCGTGCGATTGACGCGCACGGAACGCTTGACGGATCGGTCCGGGGCGGCGATCCAGCGCAGACCATGTTGAAGTCCATCCTCTCTTCGGCCCCCGTTCAAGCGCTGATCGCCGCGTTGCTGGCGGGCTATATGAGCCTTGTCAAAGCCACCACCCGCTGGGAGGTGCGCGGGCGCGAACACGCTGAACAGATCTGGGCGGGCGGGGACGGCGTGATCTGCGGCGTCTGGCATGGCCGGATCCTGATGACCATCGCCGCCTGGCCCAAAGACGTGCAGCCGCCCGCCATATTGATCTCCCGCTCCCGCGAAGGCGATGTGGTCACCAAGGTCGCCGCCCATCACAAGGTGGAAGTCGTGCGCGGCTCATCGCGCAACAAGAAAAAGACCAAGCAGAAAGGCGGGCTGAGCGCGTTTCGCGAAATGGTCCGCTGGGTCGAAGGCGGCGGCTGCATGGCGCTGACCCCGGACGGGCCGCGCGGGCCGCGCATGCGCGCCGGCCTCGGCGCGGTGAAACTCGCCCGCGCGACGGGCGCGCCCATTCTGGGTCTGGGCTGGTCCACCTCCAACGCGATCATCTTCAAGAGCTGGGACCGGTTCGTCCTGCCGCTGCCCTTTGGCAAGGGCGTCATCGTCTGGGCCGAGCCTGTCCGGATCGCCAAGGACGCGGACAAGGATCAGCTGGAAGAGGCCCGCGCCACGCTGGAGGCGCGCATGATCAGCGCCAATATGGAAGCTGATCTCGCCTGCCGGGGCGAAGCGATCATCGCCGCGCCGCGCCCGGACGCCCAACAGGACGCGGCATGA
- a CDS encoding FkbM family methyltransferase, producing MPITSHVRALQSRFPRFVDAKASAQRFMRRTLRRPFEREFSLLSRWRPDPGEVFIDVGAHRGQSVDAIRLYQPNALIHAFEPNVPLACSLATLFDDDPALAVYACGLSDKDEARRLYVPVYRSFVYDGLASFDPDQAGGWLSEHRVSGFDPDQLEMMAGEARTFTLDMLSLNPGFLKIDAPGWFASVVRGAKETLQRCRPLILMQTNELADQALTEELGYTRAAFDGDRLRPGEEGRENTVYVPGERVGDLKRCGLWPA from the coding sequence ATGCCGATCACCAGCCATGTCCGGGCTTTGCAAAGCCGGTTTCCGCGATTTGTCGACGCCAAGGCGAGCGCCCAGCGTTTCATGCGCCGCACGCTGCGCCGTCCGTTCGAGCGCGAATTCTCGCTGCTCTCACGCTGGCGGCCCGATCCGGGCGAGGTCTTCATTGATGTGGGCGCCCATCGCGGCCAGAGCGTGGACGCCATACGGCTCTATCAGCCCAACGCCCTGATCCATGCGTTTGAACCCAATGTGCCGCTGGCGTGTTCGCTGGCGACCCTGTTTGACGATGATCCTGCGCTGGCGGTCTATGCCTGCGGGTTAAGCGACAAAGACGAGGCGCGGCGGCTGTACGTGCCGGTCTATCGCAGCTTTGTCTATGACGGGCTGGCCTCCTTTGATCCTGACCAGGCGGGCGGCTGGCTGAGCGAACACCGGGTGAGCGGGTTTGATCCGGATCAGCTGGAAATGATGGCGGGCGAGGCGCGCACCTTCACGCTGGATATGCTGTCGCTCAATCCCGGCTTTCTCAAGATCGACGCGCCGGGCTGGTTCGCCTCGGTCGTGCGCGGCGCCAAAGAGACGCTTCAGCGCTGCCGTCCGCTCATCCTGATGCAGACCAATGAGCTCGCCGATCAGGCGCTGACCGAAGAGCTGGGCTATACCCGCGCCGCCTTTGACGGCGACCGCCTCCGTCCGGGCGAGGAAGGCCGCGAGAATACGGTCTATGTGCCCGGCGAGCGGGTGGGTGACTTGAAGCGCTGCGGGCTGTGGCCGGCTTGA
- a CDS encoding alpha/beta hydrolase, whose product MIAFLPTLALLLAASTAQAQTEADAVHTYRSPDGEALSAYVFHSSSPDPAPAIILLHGGGWAYGSPAWMESSARRLADQGMVAISVQYRLSRNGVTPVDALHDTCASLAWVREQASSLGVDPSRIAAYGVSAGGHLAASMATVGCPDGTQGPDLLVLYSPAIRTSQDGWFQRLLGQPDDPAEYSPFEHVSETTPATLIISGEQDTLTPHAYAMGYCDRLHDFQTECEIETFNDVGHLLTRNLDNQESDFDVAEEDITRARHAISAFLGRHGYINDMTQTTDESAPEG is encoded by the coding sequence ATGATTGCATTCCTGCCGACGCTGGCGCTTTTGCTGGCCGCTTCAACAGCGCAAGCACAAACTGAGGCTGACGCGGTGCACACCTACAGAAGCCCTGATGGCGAAGCGTTGTCAGCGTATGTGTTTCATTCCTCCAGCCCAGACCCAGCCCCCGCTATCATCCTCTTGCATGGAGGCGGTTGGGCCTATGGCTCCCCTGCCTGGATGGAAAGCTCCGCCCGGCGTCTGGCGGATCAGGGCATGGTCGCAATCTCTGTTCAATATCGCCTGTCCAGAAATGGCGTGACACCAGTTGATGCTCTTCACGACACTTGTGCATCTCTGGCGTGGGTCCGCGAGCAGGCGTCATCGCTTGGCGTCGACCCGTCCCGGATCGCCGCCTATGGCGTGTCCGCTGGCGGGCATCTTGCCGCCTCCATGGCCACCGTCGGCTGTCCGGACGGCACTCAGGGTCCCGACCTGCTTGTTCTTTACTCGCCGGCTATTCGCACCAGTCAGGATGGCTGGTTCCAGCGCCTGCTCGGCCAGCCTGATGATCCGGCGGAGTATTCGCCTTTCGAGCACGTCTCAGAGACCACGCCGGCAACGCTGATCATCAGTGGCGAGCAGGATACTCTGACCCCGCATGCCTATGCGATGGGCTATTGCGACCGCCTGCACGATTTCCAGACTGAATGCGAGATCGAGACTTTTAACGATGTCGGCCATCTTTTGACGCGCAATCTAGACAATCAGGAATCAGATTTCGACGTCGCTGAAGAGGACATTACACGCGCTCGTCACGCCATCAGCGCCTTTCTGGGCCGCCATGGGTATATCAATGACATGACGCAGACGACAGACGAGAGCGCCCCAGAAGGCTGA